A region of Aliivibrio fischeri DNA encodes the following proteins:
- a CDS encoding AhpA/YtjB family protein yields the protein MLSQNFVIKGLMLLSLMAFSYFILINSTIISDSNQVIQNKQLQDLSRTMTRQAALFAVDSIKEDNHEALFQLTNNLAKERLVFDATIYDAEGRILGKSDNALTASQITGLNTPLSIDGIGRQQLIEPIIKDDHLLGFLRVTFEKSTLTGFANHHYRKSDRLMFGMLAISLVSGMLIMGLLRKRKDASKPITTLFGGKA from the coding sequence ATGCTTTCTCAAAACTTTGTCATTAAAGGATTGATGCTGCTTTCTCTAATGGCATTCAGTTACTTTATTTTGATCAACAGTACGATCATCAGTGACAGTAACCAAGTTATTCAAAACAAACAATTACAAGATCTTAGCCGAACAATGACTCGACAAGCGGCTTTATTTGCCGTTGATAGCATTAAAGAAGATAACCATGAAGCATTATTCCAGTTAACGAATAACCTTGCTAAAGAGCGTTTAGTTTTTGATGCCACAATATATGACGCTGAAGGTAGAATCTTAGGAAAAAGTGATAACGCACTAACGGCTTCTCAAATTACTGGATTAAATACGCCATTGTCTATTGATGGTATTGGTCGTCAGCAGTTGATTGAACCTATCATTAAAGATGACCATCTACTTGGCTTTTTACGTGTGACATTTGAAAAATCAACATTGACCGGCTTTGCAAATCACCACTATCGTAAAAGTGACCGTTTAATGTTTGGTATGCTCGCAATCAGTTTGGTTTCAGGGATGCTGATTATGGGATTACTAAGAAAAAGAAAAGATGCTTCCAAACCAATCACCACATTGTTTGGTGGTAAAGCATAA
- the serB gene encoding phosphoserine phosphatase, producing the protein MDRIIPFSIKKHIPLLNRFSSTLTTTQFDVKKTGWIIYGPQLSPRHFDDIDFFVGYKTQLIKTWKVGYYEVAAIAGALTEEHKIIVDALGLDYAEMKDIPDLSKPGIILFDMDSTAIEIECIDEIAKLAGVGEQVAEVTERAMQGELDFKESLIQRVGTLAGSDEAILAEVKANLPFMPEIRELVATMHKYGWKPAIASGGFTYFSDYLKQELNLVHAQSNQLEIVDGKLTGKVLGEIVSAETKAHILVELADKYDIEISNTVAVGDGANDLVMMEAAGLGIAYHAKPKVQEQAQTAIKHADLGGVACILSASLLFGNKLSW; encoded by the coding sequence ATGGATAGGATAATCCCATTTTCAATTAAGAAACACATACCACTATTAAATCGTTTTAGCTCAACTTTAACAACGACGCAATTCGACGTTAAAAAAACAGGTTGGATTATTTACGGTCCTCAATTATCACCTCGTCATTTTGATGATATCGATTTTTTTGTCGGTTATAAAACGCAACTAATTAAAACTTGGAAAGTTGGTTATTACGAAGTTGCTGCTATAGCTGGTGCGCTTACAGAAGAGCATAAAATTATTGTTGATGCGCTCGGTTTAGATTACGCAGAGATGAAAGATATTCCTGATCTATCAAAACCAGGGATCATTTTATTTGATATGGATTCAACGGCGATCGAAATCGAATGTATTGATGAAATAGCGAAATTAGCGGGTGTTGGTGAGCAAGTTGCAGAAGTAACAGAAAGAGCAATGCAAGGTGAACTGGATTTTAAAGAGAGTTTAATTCAGCGTGTAGGAACTCTGGCAGGATCTGATGAAGCTATTCTTGCTGAAGTAAAAGCAAACTTACCTTTTATGCCTGAAATCAGAGAGCTAGTTGCTACCATGCATAAATACGGTTGGAAACCGGCTATTGCCTCGGGTGGCTTCACTTATTTTTCTGATTATTTAAAACAAGAACTCAATCTTGTACATGCACAATCGAATCAGCTAGAGATTGTTGATGGCAAACTTACCGGTAAGGTTCTTGGTGAAATTGTCAGTGCAGAGACGAAGGCACATATTTTAGTTGAGCTTGCTGATAAATATGACATAGAGATCAGCAATACGGTTGCCGTTGGTGATGGTGCTAATGATCTGGTTATGATGGAAGCGGCAGGCCTTGGTATTGCCTATCACGCAAAACCTAAAGTACAAGAGCAAGCACAAACCGCAATTAAACATGCAGATTTAGGTGGTGTTGCTTGTATTTTATCTGCTTCGTTATTGTTTGGTAATAAACTGAGTTGGTAG
- a CDS encoding Flp family type IVb pilin, with the protein MLTKLFVKSQLALQSFKNDERGVTAIEYAIIGVCMSAIVLAVFNGTLQEALQGAMDTISTNITAANTPPAE; encoded by the coding sequence ATGCTAACTAAATTATTCGTAAAGTCTCAACTTGCTCTTCAATCTTTTAAAAACGATGAGCGCGGTGTAACAGCAATTGAATATGCAATCATTGGTGTTTGTATGTCTGCTATTGTACTTGCTGTATTTAACGGTACATTACAAGAGGCATTACAAGGTGCAATGGACACTATTTCAACTAATATTACAGCTGCCAACACACCACCTGCTGAGTAA
- a CDS encoding type IV leader peptidase: MFVGFFSIFVKGDISYLLSPLIILFVGFILFKFNIIAAGDIKYYAVMSLMIEQQYLLLVTCIILCLGGLQAYCQYSIYKLTGNERWIERGVPYGVAISIGSLFGILASI, encoded by the coding sequence ATGTTTGTTGGATTTTTTTCTATCTTTGTTAAAGGTGATATTAGTTATTTATTATCACCTTTAATAATTCTCTTCGTTGGATTTATCTTATTTAAATTTAACATTATTGCTGCCGGTGATATTAAATATTATGCAGTAATGTCCTTAATGATTGAACAGCAATATTTATTACTGGTGACCTGCATTATTTTATGTCTAGGTGGCCTTCAAGCTTATTGTCAATACAGTATATATAAGCTAACAGGGAACGAACGTTGGATAGAGAGAGGGGTTCCTTATGGCGTCGCTATTTCTATAGGAAGTTTATTCGGTATTCTTGCATCAATATAG
- the cpaB gene encoding Flp pilus assembly protein CpaB: MKSKIILVLAVIAISIGLYGMSQTSTTQSPITEKVQEFDKRPEATVMVWIAKKDLMFGSPVQRTDLEVQRISQTQADRFGIAHDVKFNFNKKLLIKKDILQGDIITSDMVLSPGQEGYLNLVISEGKVPFNLEVSNDAILGGAISVGDVVDIASISSSEQNLSNDASISNVQSLKMAPLLTQIMVLDIIQQEKPVRLNSKSTKTVTTLVLEVSNRELAKLVIAQRIAELEVHKSIGAEFSHELHADSSDVITIPGFKKVKPVNSIQEFRG, translated from the coding sequence ATGAAATCCAAAATAATATTGGTTTTAGCTGTAATTGCTATTTCGATAGGCTTATACGGCATGTCACAGACATCAACGACACAATCACCTATTACAGAGAAAGTACAAGAATTCGATAAACGACCAGAAGCAACCGTTATGGTTTGGATAGCCAAAAAAGACTTAATGTTTGGTTCGCCAGTACAACGAACGGATCTTGAAGTGCAGCGAATCAGTCAAACACAAGCGGATCGTTTCGGTATCGCTCATGATGTTAAATTTAATTTCAATAAAAAACTATTGATTAAAAAAGACATTTTACAAGGGGATATTATTACTTCCGATATGGTGTTAAGCCCAGGGCAAGAAGGGTATCTCAATCTAGTAATAAGTGAAGGTAAAGTACCTTTTAATCTAGAGGTGAGTAATGACGCTATTCTTGGTGGTGCCATTTCTGTTGGTGATGTTGTTGATATTGCTTCTATTTCATCATCAGAGCAAAACTTGTCAAATGATGCTTCTATCTCAAATGTACAAAGTTTAAAAATGGCTCCGTTACTTACACAGATAATGGTTCTCGACATCATTCAACAAGAAAAGCCCGTTCGCTTAAACAGTAAATCAACCAAAACAGTGACCACCTTGGTGCTAGAAGTTTCAAATCGAGAGTTAGCAAAGTTAGTTATTGCGCAACGCATCGCTGAGCTAGAAGTTCATAAGTCCATTGGTGCTGAGTTTTCTCACGAACTTCATGCAGATTCAAGTGATGTTATTACTATCCCTGGATTTAAAAAAGTAAAACCAGTCAATTCTATTCAAGAGTTTAGAGGCTAA